A genomic window from Caldanaerobius fijiensis DSM 17918 includes:
- a CDS encoding ABC transporter ATP-binding protein gives MIVNKTEKILQIKEVSVDFDLSGKTLRAVDNVSLDIYSGEIFGLVGESGSGKSTLATAILNLVSSPGQITHGEILYNGKDVLSLSDEELRKYRWKDVAMVFQAAQNAMNPVIRIRDQVLDTYYAHSKGAEKQILDKAAELMEYVRLDPDRVLNSYAHELSGGMKQRAIIALSLILDPKVLILDEPTTALDVITQAYIIEILQKIHKDLGITMIFLTHDVSIVAKVADRVGVMYAGQIVEVGSVRDIFYNPLHPYTYGLIHAAPSLIDDISNRRAIPGSPPDLINPPPGCRFNPRCDQCIGICREAHPSLVEVSEGHMVACLKYNEKVVNL, from the coding sequence ATGATAGTGAACAAAACAGAGAAGATTCTTCAGATAAAGGAAGTTAGTGTAGATTTTGATCTTTCTGGGAAAACATTAAGAGCAGTCGATAATGTTTCATTGGATATATATAGTGGAGAGATATTTGGTTTGGTAGGCGAAAGCGGCAGCGGGAAATCTACTCTAGCTACAGCGATTTTAAACCTGGTATCATCCCCAGGACAGATTACCCATGGAGAGATTCTTTACAACGGCAAAGATGTTTTGAGTTTATCCGACGAAGAACTTAGAAAGTACAGGTGGAAGGATGTAGCAATGGTATTTCAGGCCGCTCAAAATGCCATGAATCCTGTTATAAGGATAAGAGACCAGGTACTTGATACTTACTATGCTCATAGTAAAGGAGCAGAAAAGCAGATATTGGATAAAGCTGCGGAGCTTATGGAATACGTGAGATTAGACCCCGACCGCGTGTTGAACTCCTATGCTCATGAACTCAGCGGTGGGATGAAACAAAGGGCAATCATAGCCTTGAGCCTTATATTAGATCCCAAGGTACTGATACTGGATGAACCTACCACAGCTTTGGATGTCATTACTCAGGCTTATATTATTGAAATATTACAGAAAATACACAAAGATCTTGGCATTACCATGATATTTTTAACCCATGATGTTTCAATAGTGGCTAAAGTGGCCGATAGGGTTGGTGTTATGTACGCAGGTCAGATAGTTGAGGTGGGAAGTGTCAGGGATATATTTTATAATCCACTGCATCCGTATACATATGGGCTTATACACGCAGCACCGTCTCTTATAGATGATATAAGCAATAGAAGGGCTATTCCTGGTTCTCCTCCTGATCTAATAAATCCCCCGCCAGGATGCAGATTTAATCCCAGGTGCGATCAGTGCATTGGTATATGCCGTGAGGCACATCCTTCTCTGGTAGAGGTATCAGAAGGACACATGGTAGCGTGTTTGAAGTACAATGAAAAGGTGGTGAATCTATGA
- a CDS encoding ABC transporter ATP-binding protein, translating to MSTLLELHDVSMVFTSKKSLFSKGRNIGAVVDVNLQLNPGEILAVVGESGCGKTTLGKIITGLYRPTSGEIKFEGKNIWKMDGRSFKEYRRSVQMVHQDSFAALNPARTIFQSLKDVLIRHKLAKNSKEARNQLYELLKLVELTPPEQFLDKYPHQLSGGQRQRLLLARAISVKPKLIVADEPVSMVDVSLRISLLNLMTNMNKQLGIAFVYITHDLATARYIASNGRIAVMYLGKIVETGKLNEVLRNPSHPYLQALLSAVPIPDPDLARTIKALPLKSLDMPDPANPPTGCRFNPRCPYAESICMNKEPQLREINGSMVACHLVEKVPKWEMMQESAYVK from the coding sequence ATGAGCACACTCCTGGAATTACACGATGTAAGTATGGTTTTTACCAGTAAAAAAAGCCTTTTTAGCAAAGGTAGAAATATCGGAGCCGTAGTCGATGTAAACCTTCAGCTAAATCCGGGAGAGATACTGGCGGTAGTTGGCGAGAGCGGATGCGGTAAAACTACATTGGGTAAGATTATAACAGGTCTATACAGACCCACCTCAGGTGAAATAAAATTTGAGGGTAAGAATATATGGAAGATGGATGGAAGGTCATTTAAGGAATACAGGCGCAGCGTGCAGATGGTACATCAAGACTCTTTTGCGGCCCTTAATCCCGCGAGAACCATTTTCCAATCTCTAAAAGATGTCCTTATAAGGCATAAGTTGGCTAAAAATTCGAAAGAGGCAAGAAATCAGTTATATGAACTGTTAAAATTGGTTGAACTTACTCCACCTGAACAGTTCCTTGATAAATATCCACATCAATTAAGTGGTGGGCAGAGGCAAAGGTTGCTTCTAGCCAGAGCGATTTCTGTTAAACCAAAGTTGATCGTGGCCGACGAGCCTGTATCTATGGTAGATGTATCCTTGAGGATATCTCTTTTGAATTTGATGACAAATATGAACAAACAGCTGGGAATCGCTTTTGTCTATATTACTCATGATCTTGCTACAGCTAGATATATAGCTTCCAACGGGCGCATAGCTGTTATGTACTTAGGCAAAATAGTTGAAACAGGAAAATTAAATGAAGTATTGAGGAATCCTTCTCATCCTTATTTGCAGGCTTTATTGTCGGCTGTGCCTATACCAGATCCGGACCTGGCACGGACCATAAAAGCTTTACCTTTAAAGAGTCTGGATATGCCGGATCCGGCCAATCCACCTACGGGATGCCGGTTTAATCCCAGGTGTCCTTACGCTGAATCCATATGTATGAATAAAGAACCTCAGCTAAGAGAAATTAATGGCAGTATGGTTGCATGCCATCTTGTGGAGAAGGTGCCGAAATGGGAAATGATGCAAGAATCGGCCTATGTAAAATAA
- a CDS encoding uroporphyrinogen decarboxylase family protein has protein sequence MVREPLSREEVIKAIERKGGKNIPLFLHKFWGAGLMDKYGSKLEALASNYPDDIFDAWYLEPGFHISSNNNPSYRWGYKDYSHGIKHSIGETYELLDWDEFDWFLEDFPNPNEPGNFDAVEKSLKHADGRYKLGCWWRLFHERFWAIRGMENLMIDYYENMDKLKVLGEKLLDFYKVIVDRYAQLGFDGIFTSDDLGHQTGPMMSPAIFKELYLPLYKEFVSYVHSKGMHVWLHSCGDNTKLMDYLIEAGVDVLHPIQKGCMDEVYIASTYGDKISFLYGIDVQHVLPEGSVEDVRNEIHRVIDIFYKPEGGLLLGAGNGIMPDTPLENIKAMLEELSLYKYTK, from the coding sequence ATGGTTCGGGAGCCGTTGAGCAGGGAAGAAGTAATCAAGGCGATTGAGAGAAAAGGTGGGAAAAACATTCCTTTGTTTCTTCATAAGTTTTGGGGAGCTGGATTGATGGACAAATATGGTTCTAAACTTGAAGCACTTGCCTCAAACTATCCTGATGATATTTTTGATGCATGGTATTTAGAACCGGGATTTCATATAAGTTCAAATAATAATCCGTCTTACCGTTGGGGTTATAAGGATTATAGCCACGGTATAAAACACAGTATAGGAGAAACATATGAACTGCTGGATTGGGACGAATTTGATTGGTTTTTAGAAGATTTCCCCAATCCCAATGAACCAGGCAATTTCGATGCAGTAGAAAAGTCTCTTAAACATGCAGATGGGAGATACAAGCTAGGTTGTTGGTGGAGGCTATTTCATGAGCGTTTCTGGGCTATCAGGGGCATGGAAAATCTGATGATCGATTATTATGAAAATATGGATAAGCTTAAAGTACTAGGAGAAAAGTTATTAGATTTTTATAAAGTGATTGTAGATCGATATGCCCAATTAGGCTTTGATGGCATTTTTACTTCTGACGATTTGGGGCACCAGACCGGTCCGATGATGTCTCCGGCTATTTTTAAAGAACTGTATTTGCCACTCTATAAAGAATTTGTTTCGTATGTACATTCAAAAGGCATGCATGTATGGCTGCATTCCTGCGGTGATAATACCAAGCTTATGGATTATCTTATAGAAGCGGGAGTGGACGTGTTGCATCCAATACAAAAAGGATGCATGGATGAAGTTTATATAGCTTCCACATATGGGGATAAGATATCTTTTCTTTACGGAATAGATGTTCAGCACGTTTTACCCGAGGGAAGCGTTGAAGACGTCAGAAATGAGATCCATCGCGTAATCGACATCTTTTATAAACCTGAAGGTGGATTGCTTTTAGGGGCGGGAAACGGTATTATGCCTGATACGCCGCTGGAGAATATAAAAGCGATGCTTGAGGAACTTTCATTATATAAATATACAAAATGA
- a CDS encoding ABC transporter substrate-binding protein, translated as MSSIMKRLSLILAVVFLLSIFLVGCKKSSTEQTSGTAKVNTTQENTSGGSLVNKDKRLVIDGGIWDAPPVYHGNPFAAGGIGPVGGVVFEPLFQWVSVTGEYYPRLGESMEDKGTETIVHLRKGVVWQDGKPFTSKDVLNNYYLGFLSGWMIWTYLDSIEAPDDYTVVFKWKQPTIMNKFLVSQDGEVAPYHIYGKWGDQVKPYISKRDAKGQLDEESNKALSKIRTDLQAFKPQLPLGTGPFKVKTVTASDIICEKFNQYWGAKNVHFNQVRYVKVPTNEVAWSLLRSGQLDYAGRVGPKNVMDEILQKNSYIKMYPETDLTTFSLIFNMEKAPFNDLNFRKAIVYAINRDTVREVSLYYSSSVNDVATYGILPSIKDRWLTPDFQEKLTKFTYDPSKAESILKEAGYSKGSDNIWRDKSGKAMKYEISVPGGWSDWVLAAENMATQLTQFGIPTKVRTIDNAQYWDMLNKGNYDMAIEFGVGAWGFASHPFTTFNRIYNGLARELGLINRNDPNAKMTKKFKGPNGEDVDVIESIKQLAVTLDEQAQKEIINKLVFVTNENVIFMDFLEKKQPVWINTKYVEGWPDKDDPLIYYAGWQMIVNGQLKPR; from the coding sequence ATGTCAAGCATTATGAAAAGGTTGTCACTAATATTGGCAGTAGTATTTTTGCTGTCGATTTTTCTGGTAGGCTGTAAAAAGTCTTCAACAGAGCAGACTTCTGGGACAGCAAAGGTTAATACAACTCAGGAAAATACTTCAGGGGGATCTTTGGTCAATAAGGACAAGAGGCTGGTGATAGACGGTGGTATATGGGATGCGCCGCCTGTGTACCATGGGAATCCGTTTGCTGCTGGAGGTATAGGGCCGGTAGGTGGTGTAGTTTTTGAGCCGCTATTTCAGTGGGTATCGGTTACAGGCGAATATTATCCCAGATTGGGTGAATCCATGGAAGACAAGGGTACAGAGACCATAGTACATCTGAGAAAAGGTGTGGTGTGGCAAGATGGTAAGCCTTTTACAAGTAAAGACGTACTGAACAATTATTATCTGGGATTTTTGTCAGGATGGATGATATGGACGTATCTGGATTCTATTGAAGCTCCCGATGACTATACGGTAGTTTTTAAATGGAAACAACCTACAATAATGAACAAATTTTTGGTATCTCAAGACGGCGAAGTTGCACCATATCACATTTACGGCAAGTGGGGAGACCAGGTTAAGCCATATATAAGCAAAAGGGATGCCAAAGGTCAGTTAGATGAGGAGTCCAATAAAGCGCTTTCTAAAATAAGAACAGATCTTCAGGCATTTAAACCACAATTGCCTTTGGGTACGGGTCCATTTAAGGTTAAAACGGTTACAGCATCTGACATCATATGCGAGAAATTTAATCAATATTGGGGTGCAAAAAATGTACATTTTAACCAGGTGAGATATGTAAAAGTGCCTACTAATGAAGTGGCGTGGTCGTTGTTAAGATCAGGGCAACTTGATTATGCAGGAAGAGTCGGTCCCAAGAATGTTATGGATGAGATACTGCAAAAAAATTCCTATATAAAGATGTATCCTGAAACGGATCTTACCACGTTTAGCCTGATATTTAATATGGAAAAGGCACCTTTTAATGATTTAAATTTCCGCAAAGCTATTGTGTACGCAATAAATAGAGATACCGTAAGAGAGGTATCGTTATATTACTCTAGTTCAGTAAATGATGTGGCAACATATGGTATATTGCCTTCGATTAAGGATAGATGGCTTACGCCCGACTTTCAAGAAAAATTAACGAAATTTACCTACGACCCATCTAAGGCTGAGAGCATTTTAAAAGAAGCAGGGTATAGTAAGGGTTCTGATAATATATGGCGGGATAAGTCAGGAAAGGCTATGAAGTATGAAATCAGCGTGCCTGGTGGTTGGAGCGACTGGGTCCTGGCGGCAGAGAATATGGCTACGCAGCTTACGCAGTTTGGAATACCTACAAAGGTCAGAACCATAGATAATGCTCAGTATTGGGATATGCTTAATAAAGGCAATTACGATATGGCCATAGAATTTGGCGTTGGTGCGTGGGGCTTTGCATCACATCCGTTTACTACATTTAACAGGATATACAATGGCCTTGCAAGGGAATTGGGCTTGATAAATCGCAATGACCCCAATGCCAAGATGACCAAGAAATTTAAAGGACCCAATGGTGAAGATGTGGATGTGATTGAAAGCATTAAGCAGCTGGCCGTTACATTAGATGAGCAGGCTCAAAAGGAGATTATAAATAAATTGGTGTTTGTCACCAATGAAAATGTAATATTTATGGATTTCTTAGAGAAAAAGCAGCCTGTGTGGATAAACACCAAATATGTTGAGGGCTGGCCTGATAAGGACGATCCATTGATTTATTATGCAGGCTGGCAGATGATCGTCAATGGTCAGCTGAAGCCGCGTTGA
- a CDS encoding ABC transporter permease, translating to MRIQVLVKRVIIALITIFFAITFTFTLIHMMPGDAIKQWAVELAQSRGITYQQAYEQVKLMINYDPNEPLNKQYIRYMVGILKGNLGESMVYHMPVSKIIFGALPWTLFVLSISLLLSFFIGVWLGINMAWRRKSLLDPVVSFYAVITNAIPDYIMALLLLILLAINTNIFPQRGAYSPYVQPGFNLAFILSALYYAVLPILSYTLTQLGSWALSMRGSAISVIGEDYVNAAKARGIPHNQIMHNYIQRNAILPLVTSLAISFAMMFGGSTLVENTFGYPGIGYFFGQAVSRRDYILMQGLFLLTTITVIVANFIADLLYSSLDPRIKIEE from the coding sequence ATGCGCATACAGGTACTTGTCAAGAGAGTTATTATAGCGCTAATTACCATTTTTTTTGCCATTACCTTTACGTTTACCCTTATACATATGATGCCAGGTGATGCTATAAAACAATGGGCTGTTGAACTGGCCCAAAGCAGGGGAATAACTTATCAACAGGCATATGAACAGGTAAAGCTTATGATCAACTATGATCCCAATGAACCTTTAAATAAACAGTATATTCGATATATGGTTGGAATTTTAAAGGGAAATCTTGGAGAATCTATGGTATACCATATGCCTGTTAGCAAGATCATTTTTGGAGCATTGCCGTGGACTCTTTTTGTGTTAAGTATATCTCTATTACTGAGCTTTTTTATAGGGGTATGGCTGGGTATAAATATGGCATGGCGTAGGAAATCTTTACTGGATCCCGTGGTTTCTTTTTATGCGGTTATAACCAATGCTATACCCGATTATATCATGGCACTATTATTACTTATATTGTTGGCTATAAACACAAATATATTTCCACAGAGGGGAGCTTATAGTCCTTATGTTCAGCCGGGGTTTAATCTGGCCTTTATATTAAGTGCTCTTTACTACGCAGTACTTCCTATTCTATCCTATACTCTTACGCAACTGGGGTCGTGGGCTTTATCCATGAGGGGTAGTGCCATAAGTGTCATAGGTGAAGATTATGTAAATGCTGCCAAAGCAAGAGGCATTCCCCATAATCAAATAATGCACAATTATATACAAAGGAATGCCATATTGCCTCTTGTTACCAGTCTGGCTATATCCTTTGCTATGATGTTTGGTGGTTCAACACTGGTGGAAAATACCTTTGGCTATCCGGGTATTGGCTACTTTTTTGGCCAGGCGGTTAGCAGGAGAGATTATATATTAATGCAGGGTCTGTTTTTGCTCACAACCATTACTGTCATCGTGGCCAATTTTATAGCTGACCTCCTTTATTCTTCACTGGATCCCAGAATCAAAATCGAGGAGTGA
- a CDS encoding ABC transporter permease — protein sequence MDFVLRMYEVFKRNKRALAGFIILFAFLIMALVGPFFVKLDMTARFDQRFQWPSAKHILGTDYVGRDVFAQIVHGSRDVLIIAFLAALFTTFLALLIGMISGFAGGKVDIVLMLITNIMLTIPSFPVMMILSALIRIQDPVTFAIVLSIWSWGGLARAVRSQVMSLKQRDFIEAAKLMDLPVFHIVFNELLPNMTSYIAVNFIFIMRGAITASIGLMLLGLIPFSPTNWGMMLNLAISQSGGVFDPNALFYVLSPIVCIILFQLGCLFFAYGMDEVLNPRLRG from the coding sequence ATGGATTTTGTGTTAAGGATGTACGAGGTGTTTAAAAGAAACAAAAGAGCATTGGCCGGATTTATCATCCTGTTTGCTTTTTTGATTATGGCTTTGGTTGGACCTTTTTTTGTAAAATTAGATATGACGGCAAGATTTGACCAGCGATTTCAATGGCCCTCAGCTAAACATATTTTGGGGACCGATTACGTGGGCAGGGATGTCTTTGCTCAAATTGTCCACGGTTCAAGGGACGTATTGATAATCGCATTTTTGGCAGCTCTTTTTACTACTTTTTTAGCTCTATTAATAGGAATGATATCAGGCTTTGCAGGTGGTAAAGTAGATATTGTATTAATGCTCATAACTAATATTATGCTCACTATTCCTAGCTTTCCGGTGATGATGATATTATCGGCCTTAATACGTATTCAAGACCCGGTAACATTTGCTATCGTTTTAAGTATATGGTCATGGGGTGGTCTGGCCAGAGCTGTAAGGTCTCAGGTAATGTCATTAAAGCAGAGAGACTTCATTGAAGCGGCAAAATTAATGGATTTACCTGTGTTTCATATAGTTTTTAATGAGCTGTTACCCAATATGACTTCATACATAGCCGTAAATTTTATATTCATTATGAGAGGCGCTATAACCGCGAGTATTGGATTGATGTTGTTAGGTTTAATACCTTTTTCACCAACTAACTGGGGTATGATGTTGAATCTAGCTATATCCCAATCGGGAGGAGTATTTGATCCCAATGCTTTATTCTATGTGCTTTCACCCATTGTCTGCATTATATTGTTTCAATTAGGTTGTCTGTTTTTCGCCTATGGGATGGATGAAGTTTTAAATCCGAGATTAAGGGGATAG